In Lactuca sativa cultivar Salinas chromosome 5, Lsat_Salinas_v11, whole genome shotgun sequence, the DNA window TATTAAATCCATGTTTAGGTATAGTATAAACTATTAAAGAATcatatgtagtcaagatgagatCTGTTgctcttatgtgttgagatttagaCATCTACTACGGTATCCAAAGTTGAACACTAAATGAGCTTAGCTACAATCCAAGCCTCATGTTGAATCGAATGTTTATAACAAGGGgataattaataaacttatctGATACATCACATGTGAATcgaaagttaatcacatgtgattctaaaaattcctacaagcctttAAATGAATTTGGGGCACAATTTGACATACTTTAAGGAGTTTACCGCCATGGAACacatgctatggccgtaaactcgcaAATGATAATCTTGGTtgtgtttaaggcccctaaactatttttggttggatctatgatttattctaaggcttttggtggtgttggatggctttctaacaccttgaaaatgagtttacacccatgattgaggagtttacggaccaagcacatgccttggccgtaaactcctacaaatcccccaaaattcatgtttaaagtgttctaagtccattaccaaatttctaaaagtcatatctaggtctagtttgagtcatggaagggtttaagggcttaaaaaccctttaaatatgtgtttacggcctaggcaccttacagggccgtaaactcatatacaaggcttAAAATCATGATTTAATCTCAAATTTGAAGGTCAAATGTGATGCATAATGAGTATAggaaggtaccttgaagatttgaagccttaaacttgagatttggacctttaaatttagtttgaggagagaggttggagtgatagttgtaaaatgaagcaaaagcttcaaaatgaagacttggatcactttaaatagtgtccaagttcgggacacggtagaattctacccgataccggcgttagacggggcttttggtcgcacctggccaatttgccgtaacccgatatggttgattctagaaatgttccgatcatttatatgagacgttagaatgagttctaagggtattaagacactcattaagtcataaaataaaatccacatTAACGACTTAATGAAAGGCCGGAAACGGAAACAAAATCGGAAACGacgattggatgatcggaacgagtcgcgaaaagggtttcaattagggatatgaatttcgggttgttacatcattcCTTTTAGGCTAAGTATGAATGATCACACTTCATCTATAGGACTTCATTATCATTGAAATGggatttgatttggatttagtatttggatattagaATATTAAGACAACAATTATTATATTTTGATATATTAAGATAGGATAATCACAACAATATTTGTTTTGTTATGTAATAACATgcttaatccatgaataatctaaTTATCCTAAATGTTCATAGTCGATTATAATTATGGGAGCAactatgaagtaagactaatatgcaTCAGATTGCTTGACTCTACTGGATGAAAGTACgtaagtggttgtaaccaagtttcataggtacttgtatGAGAACTAGTTCTGAACAAACCCACATCAAGATCACCTCATAGATCGTTGTTATGAGTGACAACTTATttaaaggtactatctttgtgtCCTTAatacctgagatacatagtgagACTTAAGTATAGGGAGTGTTGTTCTTAGATATTGTTAAATGTTGATCCTTAAATGGGCAGTTATTACATCCATGTTTAGGTATAGCATAAACTATTAAAGAATCATATGTAGTCAAGATCAGATTTGTTgctcttatgtgttgagatttaggCATCTACTACGGTATCCAAAGTTGAACACTAAATGAGCTTAGCTACAATCCAAGCCTCATGTTGAATCGAATGTTTATAACAAGGGgataattaataaacttatctGATACATCAATTGAAGCATTGAGCTTTTGGGAATTGGATGTTGATGAATTTCATTATTCGTCGCGTGTTAttgggggcagtgaaatgttgctagatgtTCACCACTATCTATATTAATCTATTATGtgtcttgtgcaagtgggagattcaAAGATCTTGTATGCCCccgagtcattatagaatgatattgctaatgaCATATGATCATATAGGGTCACACCATATAGCAAATTACTACTAATTGGtgatttattagtataatttgattattaataaatatatcaacacttgtatttaattgtaaaaacattattttatgaaaataacaatgtagtttgctattttttgcatttaaAGTTATTTTACCATATTTGTAAATGGAAGTAAGTTGCTATTTTGTGCATTTAACCCTTTTTGATTtagatgcaagaaataacaacatatttTCATTGATTTGAGTTAGCAAACAAAGATTTTAGTGAAAAAATGTTTTTAGAATGCCATCAAATTTAAGGAGAAAAATATAGACTTTTGTCTGTTGAAATACTTTCTCTTGTGCCCGTGAAGGGAAAACATATGTTCAACTTGTATGAAAGTGAACTGAAAGGTTAATTTTTTACCAAGATTTTGTCTTTGATACCTTCATGTGAATTATGGGGCATGTTTATACCTTTATATAATGTTATAATCTGTTTTATAGGTGAAGAAGATGTAACCGAGTTGATTAAATTGTCACGTGTGCTGCATATGGATCCTATAAAAGTCTTATGCAAAAGTaacattttttaatatatattaacattttattatatttttgaatTATAAAACATTAAATATGTCACTCTAGCTATctaaattatattttcaagatTTGATAGTCTATGCTTTATTTCACATCAGGTATTATCTGGATAAATGTTCAAAAATGTTTGAGAAATGGAACGAAAAGCAAAGGAGGGAAAATTGTAAAAAGTTAGGACTTAATTGAAAAGACTAATTTACATGATTTGCTAACTATACTAAACCATTCTTTGTGTATTGGTTCAAATCAAGCAAACAATATACCATCACAACTAAAGACAAAAGGACTTAAATACCAAACAAAGGTGCCAGCTCACCTAACCCAAACAAAAAGGGTACTACTCCCCATAATAGACCAAAATCATGGAAGGAGCACTAAAACtacacaaaaactacataatTAAAGATAGACTCTAAAAACAAATAAGAACCGGATCAATCTCAATTCTCAACGATCATTGGGGGTTTATCAATCTGCTGGTTGAATTTCTTGAATCATGGTTCCCGAAATTTCTTCATGGGCTACTTGTTCAGGTCGAACAGTGGGATGTGTCGTACTAGGCCTCTTTAAAGCTTTAAGCTCAAGTTCAATCGTCCTCATGGTTGGCCTGTTAACACCAGATATTTACATGTATATGTTCGCTAGTTGTGCTGCATGCATCGTTTAAATGTTGAAGGTCAATACCCCCTTCATTTAATAATCTTGGTTCCACCATTTGCATGAGGTTTCCATCCCCCATGTACTTGAAAAAATACTTTGACAAGTACTTCTCCTGGTAGACTCTTTCTACATGaacggtttttttttttattttttattttttattttttactggTGACGAGTTCTGCAAGGATCACCCCAAAGCTATACACATGCCTCTTTTCGTttatattgtgtgtgtgtgtgttggtacTTAGGATCCAAGTACCCAAGTGTGCCCTGAACAACAGTGTTGACATTTTCTTCTTTTATAGAAAACAACATGGAAATACCAAAATCAGACAATTTTGCACTGAAGTCATCATCTAATAATATATTTGCAGACTTGACACCTCTGTGCATGATGGGGGTGGTGGCATGAGAATGAAGGTATGCAAGTGCAGATGCAGCTTCTGCAACAAGCCTCAATCGAGTCTCCCATGATGACCAACTCGTTCCACCCTCTTCATTATGAATGTGATGGAAAAGTGTGTTATTGGGATTGAACTCATACACTAGTATCGGTACCTTATCTTCCAAACGACAGCCCAACAGTTTAATGACATTTCCATGGATGATTTTCGTTATTACCAATACCTCATTGATAAATTGTTCCTTTTCGGTCTTACCCACCGAAATAGACTTCTTTATTGCAACAACGCGTTTATCCGACAGTACTCCTTTATAAACAACCCCAAAACCTCTTCGCCCCACAATTCGCTCATTTGAATAGTTATCGATTGCTTTTCGAAGTTGTTCGATGCTATATACAGTCATGGTGTAAGTATCGTCTTGTGAATTCAGTTTTTGTTTGAGAAGCACACCACCATTTTGCTCAAAAAACTTCTCTCGTAGCTTCATAAGTTTCCTCTTCTGGATGCTAAAGAATATCCTAATGATCCAAGCTAATGCCAACATAACCCCAACCAAAGCTACATggaaaaatatatgaaaaatgatCAATTAACTAGATGAATACTAAACATGGGAACATCATTTGCAATAAAGCCACCTTTCCGACAATTATGTATACCACGAAGTATTACAACTTATCTTGCAAAAATTAGTTGACAAAATAAATTATCAACTTTAATGCATTGGTCAAAAGGATTTGTGACCATACACATTTTGACTTGCAATGCTTAATTTATCATGCCTAATTATATGATGTTAGATTTAAGTATTTAACACatcattaattaataataatacttgTGTGAAGTATACCAACAGAGAATACCACCactggaaattttgattttttagcaACCGGTCGACAGCCGTATTTTTCATTGACTTCgccttaacaaaaaaaaaaaagaaaaataaataattcattttgcgaaataaaaaaaaagaaataagtattttttggattgaaaacaaaagTAGGTACAATAAATTTTTAGTTAAGATGTTTGCCTTTATAAGAAGAAACACACATTACCTTTTTACACATTTAAATGTAAATGAATATCATAAATTTTTACACATAAAAATAGTCAAGGATGGGTTCAAACGCAGATTTTTACACGGAAAAAGTAGTATTGGATAGAGTAGAACATAGAACCTATATAATGTTTAGTTTTGGATAGAGTAGAACATAGAACCTATATAAGTTTATCTTCGTTTACAACCTAACTCAaatcaaatatttataaaaaattagTTTCTATACACATTACAACTTAACCTATATAAGTTTATCTTCGTTTACAACCTAACTCAaatcaaatatttataaaaaattagTTTCTATACATTAGCAACAAACGAATTTGTCCAATTAAACTCAATTCATTTATATACATTAGCAAGCCAACAAATTCTTActtttttatttaaagaaaacgTTATATATTGATTTTTGGTGATATGTTTATAGTCTAATTAAATCGGACATCTTGACCAACCAATTTTTCTAACCTAATTTTCTATACATTTGAAGGAAAATGTAAGGCCAATTTCgcaaatttttttatatatttgtggGAAACATGTACACTGAAGAAGCAAAATTCATGAATAAATGTTAACTGTATGaagaaaaaaatcataaaatatattaGTTTCGGCCACTTGAGAAAAGTAATTtcgaaaaaataatatattttgacaAAATAAATTATCAACTTTGATGCATTGGTCAAAAGGATTTGTGACCATACACATTTTGACTTGCAATGCTTAATTTATTGTGCCTAATTATATGATGTTAGATTTAAGTATTTAACACATCATTAATAATAATACTTGTGTGAAGTATACCGACAGAGAATACCACCacagaaaattttgattttttagcaACCGGTCGACAGCCGTATTTTTCATTTGACTTAACCTTCATGTTCTTGCAAACATGTACAACTGTAATTCCCGGGGACTATTAATGCATCTTCCATAACAGGGGTAGATGCTATTATCCTCGCACTTGTTGATATCTAGCAAACAAAGTTATTCAAAGTATTAAAACAAATAGGTACAAAACGTGGCATACACATGGTTTGCTAATATTACAAAATGAATGCACATACCTAAATACATATGCGTAGTCATATTGGCACATTAATGTATTtgttgtatgtgtgtgttttgtatctaatttcaaaattaatcgACTAAGACAAAAAGGGTTTACTCATTTATATTTACATATCTCATTTAGACCATCTTTAACACTAGAGTAAAAATAATAATGCTAATAGTGATTTATCTATATCTTCACCTTGATTTTCACTAATTTTTTAGACCCAAAAATATATCCCAACTATATTCTTTTTCTTCAAATTTTTATATATTCTGTAATACTTTTCAATTTAAAAGACTTTTATAGTTTGTCTAAAATCATTTGGTTTTAATAaccttaaattttttattaataaataaatataacaaaacaaataatttaaattaattttgaTATTAATATAACaagtattttattaaataaataatttcattcataagccatcaaaaaaaatattaaaactcATTTgtaaaaagttatacatatatttaAACAAATATGACACATACGTTTAGAAAAATTTAACAAAGAAATatttaaaaatgtttaaatttaaaatatatttgaaacaattttcatattaaaaatataataataaaattaaacaaatactaaataaataaacTCAAATTTTAAATATGTTAAATAAACTAGATATAAAGAAACTTAAACTTGAACAAGCAAATATGACAAGTAAAAGTTAACCTTAATTTATAGATTTATAAATTATGTTCTTTCAAATATAAAGTTTAGTTGTGTTAATCTCATATTCGATGTAAAAATAAAGTGGAATTGaagaacaatatatatatatatatatatatatatatatatatatatatatatatatatatatatatatatatatatatatatatatatatatatatatatatatatatttcatatttttctttaacataaaatattgaaattttttataaataaagtgGAAATGAGAATGCTTATTAATTGAAAAAACAATTGTAAATCATTAGTATGGTGCAAGcactaatgttttgaaaataagACTAGACTAATAGAGTTCAACTATTTTCAATCGATATGGGTCTAACCTCCTGCTTAAAAACCAATGGTTTATAATTAGGTTAAAATAAGCCAATTCACTCGAAAACATATTCAAATCGGCCAGGTTGAATGTTGTAAACCAAACTTTATAAAACAAAATATCCATAAACAAATAAAACCTTATTTGGAATTGGATCTTAAATGCAAAAGACAGCCTAAGTTTATAATTAATGGACCAAAGCCTAAATATAACCTAAGAAGGTCTCCCCATCCTGCTTTTAATAAGCATAACTTTATTGGGTATAATCTTGATGTGGAAATTTGATTAAATAAGTATTTATGGTCTTTACATTTTATGCTTTAATTTAGGGGTTGGCTAGTTGACACCCCATTCTACCATTTAGACATCCTATTCATTTACATTTAAATGTGTAAAAAGGTAATGGGTATTTTCCTTAAAAATGTAAACATCTTAACTAAAATTTTATTGTACTATcttttgttttcaatccaaaaaaTACTTAtttcaagatttttttttaatttcccaaaatgaattttttttttgaagtatcattttcaagaaaaaaaatatatttcatgGTTTAACAACCAATTTTTGCAAGATAAGTTGTAATAATTTCATGGTATACGTAACTGTTGGAAATGCTTTATTGCAAATGACGTTCCCATGTTTAGTATTCATCTGGCTAACTGATCATTTTCCTTATATTCTTCCATGTAGCTTTGGTTGGGGTTATGTTTAACTATTCAAATTAGCGAATTGTGGGGCGAGGAGGTTTTGAGGTTGTTTATAAAGGAGTATCATCGTTGTTGCAATAAAGAAGTCTGTTTTAGTGGGTAAGACCGAAAAGGAACAATTCATCAATGAAGTATTGGTAATAACGAAAATCATCCATGGAAATGTCGTTAAACTGTTGGATTATTGTTTGGAAGAGGAGGTACCAATATTAGTATATGAGTTCATTCCTAATATCACACTTTTCCATCACATTCATAATGAAGAGGGTGGAACGAGTTGGTTATCATGGGAGAATCGATTGAGGGTTGCTGCAGAACCTGCATCTGCACTTTCATACCTTCATTCGCATGCCACCACCGGCCCCCATCATACATAGAGATGTCAAGTCCGCAAATATATTATTAGATGATGACTTCAGTGCAAAATCGTCTGATTTTGGTATTTTTAAGTTGTTTTCTATAAAAGAAGAAAACGTCAACATCGTTGTTCACGACACACTTATGTACTTGGATCCTGAGTACCAACACACCGGCAATTTAAACGAAAAGAGTGATGCGTACAGCTTTAGGGTGGTCCTTTCAAAACTCATCACCGGTAAAAAAAACCCTTCTTATAGAGAGAGTTTACCAGGAGAAGTACTTGTCAAAGTATTTTGCCAGGTGCATGGGGGATGGCAACCTCATGCTAATGGTGGAACCGAGATTATTAAATGAAAGGGGTATTGACCTTCAACATTTAAACGTTGCATGCAGCATAACTAGAGAACATGTGTATGGAAATATCTGGTG includes these proteins:
- the LOC128126458 gene encoding wall-associated receptor kinase 5-like, producing MLALAWIIRIFFSIQKRKLMKLREKFFEQNGGVLLKQKLNSQDDTYTMTVYSIEQLRKAIDNYSNERIVGRRGFGVVYKGVLSDKRVVAIKKSISVGKTEKEQFINEVLVITKIIHGNVIKLLGCRLEDKVPILVYEFNPNNTLFHHIHNEEGGTSWSSWETRLRLVAEAASALAYLHSHATTPIMHRGVKSANILLDDDFSAKLSDFGISMLFSIKEENVNTVVQGTLGYLDPKYQHTHTQYKRKEACV